Genomic window (Saccharothrix australiensis):
CCCAGTCGCGCAGGTAGGTCTCGCGGTCGAGTTCGCCGCGCCGCAGCCGGGCCAGCGCGAGCACCGGCCCGAGGCTGGCCAGGTCGCCCGCCGCGCCGTGCGCGCCGGTCAGCAGCGCGGTCGCGTCCTGCTCGCCCACCAGCCGCACCAGCGTCCGCCGCAGCCGGGCGTCCGCGCCGACGACGCTGCGCGCGCCCGCGTCGTACACGCGGATGTCGTCGCGCAGCAGGGCGTCCAAGTCCGACTCCCACAGGGCGCGCAGCTCCGCCGGTGTGGTGGCGGCGGCGATGCGCGCCCGCAGGTGCGCGGCCCGCGCGGGCGCGGCGTCGATCAGGCCGCCGATGCGCTTGGCGTACTCGCGGTTCTGCCGGGCGAACGACGCCAGCGCGGCGACGGACGCGCGCACGACGGCGAGCCGGGGCATCGGCAGGCCCGGCACCACGACGCCCTCCGGGAGGCGGCCGAACACCCGCTCGGCGAGCCGCCGCGTCACACCGCCCAGCCCGACGGCCGTGCCGACGGCGAGCGCCGCGCTGAGGTTGAGGTAGAACCGGCCGCCGATGTTGCCCGTCGTGGGGTGCCCGCCGATCGCGGGCTGCGCGAGCACCTGCGCCGCCGACCAGGTGGCGGGCGTCATCACGCTGGGCACGGCTTCGCCGAGGTTCGCGCACGTCCACAGGTAGTCGCCGCGCAGGCTGTCGTTCCACACCTCCGCCAGCGCGGTGATCGGGCGGGCCTGGAGGATCGCGAACCGGCCGTCGTGCCGGGCCCACTCGACGTCCACCGGCACGCCGTACAGGTCCTGGACGCGGGCGCCCAGCGCGGCGAGTTCGAGCACCTGCCGCTCGTCGAGGACACCGCCACCGGACCGCACGTCGCCGTCGGACCGCACGACACCGCTGGACACCACGTAGGTGTCGGGTGTGACCTCGCCGGCGACCAGCGCCTCGCCGAGCCCCGGCGCGGCGTTGACCACGATCTCGTCGCGCGCGCCGGTCACGGGGTCGGCGGTGAACAGCACGCCCGCCGCGTCGGCGGGCACGAGTTCCTGCACCACCACGGCCATCGCCGCGTCGGTGACGCCGTTGCGGGCGCGGTAGGCCACGGCCCGCTCGGTCCACAGCGACGCCCAGCAGCGCTTCACCGCGTCCAGCACGTCCTCGCCGCGCACGTCCAGGACCGTGTCGTGCTGGCCCGCGAACGACAGGTCGGGCAGGTCCTCCGCGGTGGCCGAGGAGCGGACCGCCACCGGGCCGTCGGGCAGGGCGGCGAGGATCGCGGAGGCGATCACCGGCGGCACCGGTCGGGCCGCGAACCCCTCCGGGGTCAGGCCGTCGGCGAAGACCCGGTAGGCGTGCGTGGTGACGTGGAAGCCGCCGGGCACGGGCAGCCCCGCGCGCACGAGCGCCGCCAGCGACGCGCCCTTCCCGCCGACCGCGTCGAGGTCGGCCCCGGGGTCGTCCAGCGGCAGCACGAACGCGTCGGTCCCCATGTCGCGATCATGGCACGCCGTCCGGTCCGCCGTGGCGGATTCCGTTGTCCCGCACCGGTGCGGCGCGTGACCGCAGCCGACTGGGCTCGGCCGGGGCCGGCGGGCTCAGTCGCGGGCGGGACGGCTGTCGACGCGCTCGGGGACGGCCGGCCGCCGGTTCGCGGGCGTCGGCGTGCGCACGGCCCGCCCGGTCATCGCCACGCCGAGCAGGACGACCGCCATGCCAACGACGACGCGGGGCGTCAGCGGCTCGTCGAGCACGAGCGCGCCGAGCGCCACCGACACCACCGGCAGCAGGTAGCCGACCGTGGCGGCGCTCGTCGGCCCTTCGTCCTCGATGATCCGGTAGTTGAGGTAGAACGTGACGCCGGTCCCGAGGGTGCCGAGGACCACCACGGCGACCAGCGCGGTGGCGTTCGGGTGGGCGGGCTGCGACGCGGGCAGCGCGAGCGCGCCCAGACCGGTGGCGGTCAGCAGCTGCGCGGCGGAGATCGCGATCGGACCGCCGCGGCCGACGAGCGCGCGGCCCATGTAGGCGAACGCGACCGCGTAGCTGGCCGCGGCGGCCAGCAGCGCGACCGCGCCCCAGCTCAGGAGGCCGTGTTGCCGCCACGGCGCGAAGATCACCAGCACGCCGACGAACCCGAGGACGAGCCCGCCGACCCGGACGGGGGTCAGGCCGCGCTCGGCGCCCAGCAGCAGGCCGATCAGCAGCGCCCACAGCGGGGTGGTGGCGTTGAGGACGCCGGCGACCCCGGAGTCCACGGTCTGCTCGCCGATGCCGAACAGCAGGAACGGGAGCGCGTTGCAGAACAGCGCCGCGACGACGAGGCGCGCCCAGGTCGCCCGGTCGCGCGGCAGCCGCTGGCGGTGGACGGCCGCCAGGCCCAGCAGGACGGCCGCGCCCAGGGCGCAGCGGACCACCGCGATCTGGGCGGGCGTCAGCCCCGTCAGCGCGAGCTTGATCCACAGGAAGCCCGAGCCCCACAGGAGCGCCAGCACTCCCATCCGCGCCGCTGATCGGGTCGTCATGGTGTCCACGGTGCCGCAGGACGGGCTTCAAGAAAAGTTAAGACCGGTGGGACCGCGTTAAGCGCTACTTAATGATCGGAAGCCGGCGACTCCGCTTCCCCGCCGGGCGCACCGGGGCCGCGCCCTGACGACCCGGTGCCCACCGGGCGCACCGGGGACGCTCCGCTCCCCCGCCCACGCGCCGGGGAGGCGCGCCGAGTCGTGTCGGCGGGCCTCCCCGGCGGGCGGGCCGGCGTCGCGCGCCGGTCAGCGCGTGTGCACCATCAGCGAGTCCACGCCGTGCACGATCGACGCCGTCCGGAACGTCGGCCGTTCGTCGGCGAGCCGCAGGTTCGGGAACCGCCGCAGCAGCGCCGGGTAGGCGGCCCGCAGCTCCATCCGCGCCAGTTCCGCGCCGACGCACCGGTGCGCGCCGTACCCGAACGCCAGGTGCTGCGAGACCTTGCGCGCCGCGTCGAAGTCGAGCCGGTCCAGGCCCTCCCGGTTCGCGGCGCTCAGCGACACCACGACCACGTCGCCCTCGGCGATCCGCGCGCCGCCGATCTCCAGGTCGTGCTTGGCGAACCGGGGGAACGCCACCTGCACGACGCTGAGGTGGCGCAGCAGCTCCTCGACCAGCGGCGCGACGGCCTGGTCGTCGTCGCGCATCGCCGACCGCGCCGCCGGGTCGGTGATCAGGACGATCGCGCCCAGCGCCAGCATGCTCGCGGTGGTGTCGAACCCCCCGGTCAGGACACCGTCGGCCAGGCCGGCCAGCTCCTCGTCGCCGACCGCGTCGCCGTGCTCGCGGATGATCATGCCGAGCAGGCCGTCACCGGGCGAGCGGCGCTCCTTGCGGACGATCTTCTCCATGTACTTCAGCGACTCGGAGATCGCGCCCAGCGCCGAGTTCGCGCCGCCGAACAGGTCGAACCGCGCCGCCGCCAGCTCCTGGAACCGGGCGCGGTCCTCGTAGGGCACGCCGAGCAGCTCGCAGATCGTCAGCGAGGGGATCGGCAGCGCGAACTCCTTCACCAGGTCCACCGGTCCGTCGACGGCGGCCATCGCGTCCAGGCGCTCGGTGACGATCTCGTCGATGCGCGGCACCAGGCGCGACATCCGGCGCATGGTGAACTCCGGCGTCAGCAGCTTGCGCAGGCGCGTGTGGTCCGGCGGGTCGGCGAACCCGAGACCACCGGGGGTCTGCTCGATCCGCCCGACCGCCGCGCCGAGCCGCGCGTAATCATTACTGAACGCTTCTGTGTCGGAAAGCACTTTCCTCGCCTCGGCCTGGCCCGTGACCAACCACACGCGCACGCCGAACGGCACCGGCAACCGGTGCACCGGGCCGGCCTCGCTCATCCGCCCCAACTCGGCGGCCGGCACGACCCCATCCCGCTTCAACGGGACCAGCGCACGGTCCGGGAGCAGCGACAACGCCCTCGAACCGATCCTGCCCATGACCCACCGCGTCACCGAACGCCGTGCGACCCACGCCACCAATCCGTCGCGCACAGACGCCAGAGTCGCCATCCCAACACCCCTCTTCCCCAGGTTGATTCGAACGACGGTAACCGTACGTACGAGCGAACAGCATCGCGCCACAGGCGGATTGACAGCGCGTGGCCGGTGACAGACGATCGGCAATCGCGCATGAAACGGGGGAAGCCGGTCGGAATCCGGCGCTGACCCGCAACGGTAGGTCCCACGTGGACGAGCCCGAACACCCGCCGTGCGTGCACAGCTCCTGACACCGTCGAGGTCCACGGTGCGGAGTCCGGGGGAGGTCGGCGACGGCTGTCCGGGGTCCGCGCCCCTCGCGCCCGGAAAGGCCGCACCATGCCGTTGAGACGGACCGCAGCACTCGCACTGTCCGCCCTCGTCGCAGCGCCGGTCCTCGCCGCCGCGCCCGCCGCCGCCGAGCCCGTCACCACCGAGCCCGTCACCACTCGGGAGCCCGTGGCGGCCGCCGCCGGCTGGCTGGCCCGGCAACTGGTCGACGGCGAGCGGTTCGAGACCGTCATCGGGACGGACACCTACCCCGACCAGGGCCTGACCATCGACGCGCTGCTCGCGTTCGACGCGGCGGGCGTCGCGCAGGACAACGCGCGCAAGGCGCTCGCGTGGCTCGGGAAGCCCGAGGTCATCGGCGGCTACGTCACCGACGACCAGGGCTCCCGGTACGCCGGCGCGCACGCCAAGCTCGCGCTCGCCGTCCTGGCCCAGGGCGGGGACCCGACGGACTTCGGCGGCGTCGACCTGATCGCCGGGCTGACCGCCCTGCAGGCACCGTCCGGCCGGTTCACCGACCGGACGACGCCCCCGACCGACTACACCAACAGCTTCACGCAGTCCATCGCGGTGATCGCCCTGGAGCGGCACGACGCCGCGCCGGGCGTGGCCGTGGACTTCCTGGCGAACAGCGCCTGCCCGGACGGCGGGTTCCCGCTGAAGTTCGAGCAGCCGACCTGCACGTCGCAGGTCGACGCCACCGCGATGGCCGTGCAGGCGCTGCTCGCCGCGGGCCGCACCGCCACCGCCACCGAGGGCCTGGACTGGCTGGTGACCCAGCAGGCGGACGACGGCGGGTTCCGCGACAACGGGCTGCCCGGCGACCAGGGGACCACGAGCAACGCCAACAGCACCGGGCTGGCCGCGCAGGCGCTGCGCGTGGGCGGGCGCACCGCCGCCGCGGACCGGGCCGTCGCCCACCTCACCGGCCTCCAGGTCGGGTGCGGCGACGACCGGACGGCGGGCGCGATCGCCTACGACGGCGCCGGCTTCAAGCCGGGCAACGCCGTCCGCGCCACCACGCAGGCCGTCCTGGGCCTGTCCGGGGTGGGCCTCGCGGAGATCTCCTCGGCGGGCGACAAGCCCGCCGCGCCCGTGCTCGACTGCACGACCACCACCACGACGACCACGACGACCACCACGACGACGGAAGAGCCCGCTCCGTCCACTTCGGACACCACGCCCGCCGCGCCGGCCGCCGGCTCCGCCGGTGAGCTGGCCCGCACCGGCGTCGCCACCGGTCCGGCGCTGCTGCTCGGCGTGCTGCTGGTGCTGGCCGGTGCGCTGGCGATGGCGTTGGGGCGCAAGCGGTACACGACGGTGAAGGAGGAGCAGTGACGATCCGCAAGCTCTGGTCGGCCCTGGCGGTGCTGGCCGCCACCGGTGGCGCGCTGGTGGCGGTGTCGCCCGCCGCGCAGGCCGCGCCGTGCCCCGGCACGAGCGGCGTGACCGTGGTGGTCGACTTCACCGCCCTGGGCGGTGCGGTGCAGACCGCGTGCGCGCCCGGCGACCCCGCGACCGGTCTCGCGGCGCTGACCGGCGCCGGGTTCAGCTACGCCTTCCTGCCCCGGCAGCCCGGATTCGTGTGCCGGATCAACGCGCTGCCCAACCCGTGCAACGGCGCCCCGGTGACGGCGTACTGGTCGTACTGGCACGCCCAGCCGGGCGGCACCTGGGCCTACAGCACGTCCGGCGCGTCCGCCCACGACCCCGCGCCGGGCAGCGTCGAGGGCTGGGCGTTCGGCGCGGGGCAAGCGCCTTCCACCGCACCGTGACGGCACGTGCGGGATCGGCCGCAGCCAGTGGTGCGGCGCCGCCGACCGCAGCCAGTGGTGCGCCGGGGGTGCCTCCCGTCACGAGCGGACCGCCTCGCGCCGCCGGTGTCGGGGGCGGGCACCGCCGACCGGCCACGACCGGCGGCGAACCGCGCAGGGCGCTCGGCGTCCGGTCGCGCGCCCTGCTGCTGGTGGTTGGGCTGCTGGTGGTTGGGCTGCTCGCGGCCGGGCCGCTGGTGGCGGGTGCTCCCCTGCCCGCCGCGGCGGCCGCCGAGTGCGCGGGCGTCACCGTGGTGGTGGACTTCGGCGCGGCCGGCGGCGGCGTGCGGACCGGCTGCGCGCCCGGCGACCCCGCCAGCGGCCTGGCCGCGCTGAGCGCCGCGGGTTTCGGCTACCGGATGGCGCAGCGGTTCGCGGGCTTCGTGTGCCGCATCGACAACCGGCCCGAGAGCGACCCGTGCGTCAACGCCTCCCCCACCGACGCCTACTGGTCCTACTGGCACGCCCAGCCGGGCGGGTCCTGGACCTACAGCGACGTGGGCGCGGCGGCCCGCGACCCCGCGCCGGGCAGCGTCGAGGGCTGGGCGTTCGGCGCCGGCGCGCAACCCGCCGCCGCACCGCCGGCACCACCGCACCGCCCGGAACCACCCCGCGACGAGCCGCCCCGGCAGCCGGGCGGGCCCGCCGATCCCCCGCCACCCGTGCCCACCGGGCGAGCCGACCCGAACGGACCGCCCACACCACCCACGACGACGACCACGAACTCGGAACCCACCACGACCACCACGACGACGACCGCGACCACGAGCGCCATCACCGAGGCGTCCTCGACGGCCGGCACACCCACCACCACTTCCGGTGTCACGCCGTTGGCCGCCGAGCAGCGACCCGACGACACCGGCGGCGGCGCCGTCGGTCTCCTGGTCGGGCTCGCGCTGATCACCGCGATCGGCGCGCTGGGCTGGTGGACGGTGCGCAAGCGCCGCCAGGCGGGTACGTGAGCCGCGCGCCGCACCCCGGCGCGTGGTGGCTGTGGGCGCTGGCCCTGGCGGCGGTCGCGAGCCGCACCACCAACCCGCTGGTGCTCGGCCTGGTGATCGCCGTCGCCGGGTTCGTCGCCGTGTCCTGCCGAGCGGACACCCCGTGGGCCGACTCCTACGGGGTGTTCCTCAAGTTCGGGCTCGCGGTGATCGGCATCCGGGTCCTGTTCCACGTCGTGCTGGGCGGGGTCGGCGGCCCCACCGTGCTGTTCACGCTGCCCGAGGTGCCGCTGCCGGCGTGGGCGCGCGGCATCCGGCTCGGCGGACCGGTCACCGCCGAGGGCGTCGTCTTCGCGCTCTACCAGGGCCTCCAGCTCGCGACCCTGCTGTGCTGCGTGGGCGCGGCGAACGCGCTGGCCAACGCGAAGCGGCTGCTCAGGTCGCTGCCCGCCGCGCTCTACGAGGTCAGCGTCGCGGTGGTGGTGGCCATGACCGTCGCGCCGCAGCTCGTGGCGGGCGCGCGGTCGGTGCGCCGGGCGCGGGCGCTGCGCGGCGAGTCCGTGCGCGGGGTGCGGGCGGTGAAGGTGCTGCTGGTGCCGGTGCTGGAGGACGCGTTCGAGCGGTCGCTGGTGCTGGCCGCCGCGATGGACTCGCGCGGCTACGGCCGCAACGCCGGCCTGCCCACAGGGACCCGCGTCCTCACCGGCGCGCTCGTCCTGGGCGGCCTGGTCGGCCTGTGCGTCGGCGCGTACGGGCTGCTCGACGGCAGCGCGCCGCCCGTCGTGGGCACCCCGGTGCTCCTGCTCGGCGCGGCGCTCGCGATCACCGGCCTGTGGACCGGGTCGCGGCGCGTGCGGCGCAGCCGCTACCGGCCGGACACCTGGGGTGCCCGCGAGGCGCTGATCGTCGGGTCCGGGCTCGTCGCGGCGCTGGCGACCTACCTCGCGCCGGCCGCGCTGGGCGGCGCGGCGCTCGTGACCTCCACCGTGCCGCTGGAGGCGCCCGCGCTGCCGCCGCTGCCCGTGCTGGGCCTGCTGTGCGCGCTCGCGCCCGTGCTGACCGCCGAACGGAAGACACCATGATCCGGTTCGAGAACGTCGCCGTCACCTACCCCGGCGCGCCCGGCCCGGCGCTGTCCGGGGTGGACCTGCACGTGCCCGAGGGCGAGCTGTGCCTGCTCGTCGGCCGCACCGGCGCGGGCAAGTCCACCCTGCTGCGCGCCGTCAACGGGCTGGTGCCGCACTTCACGGGCGGCACGCTCACCGGCCGCGTCCTCGTCGACGGGCGCGACACCCGCACCCACCCGCCGCGCGAGCTGGCCGACGTGGTCGGCCTCGTCGCGCAGGACCCGCAGGCCGGGTTCGTCACCGACTCGGTCGAGGACGAGCTGGCCTACTCGATGGAGTCGCTGGGCCTGCCGAACCCGGTGATGCGCAAGCGCGTCGAGGAGACCCTCGACCTGCTCGGCCTCGCCGACCTGCGCCACCGGCCCCTCGCCACGCTGTCCGGCGGCCAGCAGCAGCGCGTGGCCGTCGGCGCGGCGCTCACCGCGCACCCCCGCGCGCTGGTGCTGGACGAGCCGACCTCCGCGCTCGACCCCGGCGCGGCGGAGGACGTGCTGGCCGCCCTGCACCGCCTCGTGCACGACCTGGGCATGACCGTGTTGATCGCCGAGCACCGCCTGGAACGGGTCGCGCAGTACGCCGACCGCGTCGTCTGGCTGCCCGACGGCGGCCGGCCCGTCGCGGGCGAACCCGGCGAGGTGCTGGCCGAAGCGCCCGTCGCGCCGCCCGTCGTGCGCCTGGGGCGGCTCGCGGGCTGGCGACCCGTCCCGGTGTCCATCCGCGACGCCCGCCGCCTCGCCGGTCCCCTGCGCGACCGGCTCGGCCCGCCGCCGACCGCCGACCCGACGGCGCGCCACACCCCCGACGGCGCGGCGACCCACGGCGCGCGCGCACCGGAACTGCTGCGCGCCAAGGGCGTCCGCGTCCGGTACGGCGCGGTCGACGCCCTGCGCGGCGTCGACCTCACCGCGCACGCGGGCGAGCGGATCGCCGTCATGGGCCGCAACGGCTCCGGCAAGTCCAGCCTGCTGTGGGCGTTGCAGGGCACCGGGAAGCGCTCCGGCGGCGAGGTCGCCGTCGACGGCGTCGACCCCGCCGCCCTCAAACCCGGACCGCGCCGCCACGCCGTCGGCCTCGTCCCGCAGCAACCCGCCGACCTGCTCTACCTGCACACCGTCGGCGGCGAGTGCGCCCAGGCCGACCGCGAGTCCGCCGCACCGCCCGGCACCTGCCGCGCCCTGCTGGACCACCTCGCGCCCGGCGTACCCGACCCGCGGCACCCCCGCGACCTCTCCGAGGGCCAACGCCTCGCCCTCGCGCTCGCCGTCGCCCTCACCCCGCGCCCCCGCGTCGTCCTGCTCGACGAACCCACCCGCGGCCTCGACTACCCCGCCAAGACCCGCCTCGCCGCGGCGCTGCGGGACCTCGCCGACGACGGGCACGCGATCCTGCTCGCCACCCACGACGTCGAGTTCGTCGCCGAGTACGCCACCCGCGTCGTCGTGCTCGCCGACGGCGAGACCGTGGCCGACGGGCCCACCGGCGAGGTCGTCACCGCGTCGCCGACGTTCTCGCCGCAGGTCGCCAAGGTGCTCGCGCCGCTGCCGTGGCTCACCGTCGCCGACGTCACCACCGCCCTGGCCACCCGATGACCGCGCCCGCCCGCACCGCGCCCGCCCGGACCGCGCCCATCCGCATCCGGCCCCGCGCCACCGCCGCCCTCGTCGTCTCCGGCGCGATCGGCCTCGCCGCGTTCACCTGGCCCCTGCTCGTCACCCCCGACGCCGACCTCGCGCAGGGCACCTCCGCGCCCTGGACGTTCGCGCTGCTCCTGCCGCTCGTGCTGGCCGTGGTGCTCGCCGAGATCAGCGACCGCGGCATGGACGCCAAGGCCGTCGCGATGCTCGGCGTGCTGTCCGCCCTCGGCGCGGCGATCCGCCCGCTCGGCGCGGGCACCGCGGGCATCGAGACGGTCTTCTTCCTCCTCGTGCTCGGCGGCCGGGTGTTCGGACCGGGCTTCGGGTTCGTGCTCGGCAACACCATGCTGTTCGCCTCCGCGCTGCTCACCGGCGGCGTCGGGCCGTGGCTGCCCTACCAGATGCTCGGCGCGGCGTGGGTCGCGCTCGGCGCGGGGCTGCTGCCCCCGCTCAAGGGCAAGGCGGAACTCGCCCTGCTCGCCGCCTACAGCGCGGCGGCGGCACTGGTGTACGGGCTGCTGCTGAACCTGTCGTTCTGGCCGTTCGCGCTCGGCGCGGGCAGCACCGGGCTGTCGTTCCAACCCGGCGGCCCGCTCGCCGACAACCTCGTCCGGCTGGTGGCGTTCAGCCTCGCCACCTCCCTGGGCTGGGACGTCGGCCGCGCCGTCACCACCACCGTCCTGGTGCTGGTCACCGGGCCCGTCCTGCTGC
Coding sequences:
- a CDS encoding PEP/pyruvate-binding domain-containing protein, giving the protein MGTDAFVLPLDDPGADLDAVGGKGASLAALVRAGLPVPGGFHVTTHAYRVFADGLTPEGFAARPVPPVIASAILAALPDGPVAVRSSATAEDLPDLSFAGQHDTVLDVRGEDVLDAVKRCWASLWTERAVAYRARNGVTDAAMAVVVQELVPADAAGVLFTADPVTGARDEIVVNAAPGLGEALVAGEVTPDTYVVSSGVVRSDGDVRSGGGVLDERQVLELAALGARVQDLYGVPVDVEWARHDGRFAILQARPITALAEVWNDSLRGDYLWTCANLGEAVPSVMTPATWSAAQVLAQPAIGGHPTTGNIGGRFYLNLSAALAVGTAVGLGGVTRRLAERVFGRLPEGVVVPGLPMPRLAVVRASVAALASFARQNREYAKRIGGLIDAAPARAAHLRARIAAATTPAELRALWESDLDALLRDDIRVYDAGARSVVGADARLRRTLVRLVGEQDATALLTGAHGAAGDLASLGPVLALARLRRGELDRETYLRDWGHRFADEYELSAPRPAEDPAWLDRLPAADGPDPEDLLARQAAARDAAWRRLVAAHPRRAARIGRRLAAFAESTRGRERARSEMVRGFGVLRSFLVRAADLTGHDVFFLSLTETLAVLDGDRRPVAAIPARRRAYERYRSLPPYPTVIRGRFDPEAWAADPDRRTDVHDASAAPPPAAVAGFPGAAGVVEGVARVLLSVEDGAALREGEVLVTTVTNIGWTPLFPRAAAVVTDVGAPLSHAAIVARELGIPAVVGCGNATTRIRTGDRVRVDGGRGTVTRLDPGGRAAGE
- a CDS encoding DMT family transporter — translated: MTTRSAARMGVLALLWGSGFLWIKLALTGLTPAQIAVVRCALGAAVLLGLAAVHRQRLPRDRATWARLVVAALFCNALPFLLFGIGEQTVDSGVAGVLNATTPLWALLIGLLLGAERGLTPVRVGGLVLGFVGVLVIFAPWRQHGLLSWGAVALLAAAASYAVAFAYMGRALVGRGGPIAISAAQLLTATGLGALALPASQPAHPNATALVAVVVLGTLGTGVTFYLNYRIIEDEGPTSAATVGYLLPVVSVALGALVLDEPLTPRVVVGMAVVLLGVAMTGRAVRTPTPANRRPAVPERVDSRPARD
- a CDS encoding cytochrome P450 produces the protein MATLASVRDGLVAWVARRSVTRWVMGRIGSRALSLLPDRALVPLKRDGVVPAAELGRMSEAGPVHRLPVPFGVRVWLVTGQAEARKVLSDTEAFSNDYARLGAAVGRIEQTPGGLGFADPPDHTRLRKLLTPEFTMRRMSRLVPRIDEIVTERLDAMAAVDGPVDLVKEFALPIPSLTICELLGVPYEDRARFQELAAARFDLFGGANSALGAISESLKYMEKIVRKERRSPGDGLLGMIIREHGDAVGDEELAGLADGVLTGGFDTTASMLALGAIVLITDPAARSAMRDDDQAVAPLVEELLRHLSVVQVAFPRFAKHDLEIGGARIAEGDVVVVSLSAANREGLDRLDFDAARKVSQHLAFGYGAHRCVGAELARMELRAAYPALLRRFPNLRLADERPTFRTASIVHGVDSLMVHTR
- a CDS encoding prenyltransferase/squalene oxidase repeat-containing protein produces the protein MPLRRTAALALSALVAAPVLAAAPAAAEPVTTEPVTTREPVAAAAGWLARQLVDGERFETVIGTDTYPDQGLTIDALLAFDAAGVAQDNARKALAWLGKPEVIGGYVTDDQGSRYAGAHAKLALAVLAQGGDPTDFGGVDLIAGLTALQAPSGRFTDRTTPPTDYTNSFTQSIAVIALERHDAAPGVAVDFLANSACPDGGFPLKFEQPTCTSQVDATAMAVQALLAAGRTATATEGLDWLVTQQADDGGFRDNGLPGDQGTTSNANSTGLAAQALRVGGRTAAADRAVAHLTGLQVGCGDDRTAGAIAYDGAGFKPGNAVRATTQAVLGLSGVGLAEISSAGDKPAAPVLDCTTTTTTTTTTTTTTEEPAPSTSDTTPAAPAAGSAGELARTGVATGPALLLGVLLVLAGALAMALGRKRYTTVKEEQ
- a CDS encoding CbiQ family ECF transporter T component, coding for MSRAPHPGAWWLWALALAAVASRTTNPLVLGLVIAVAGFVAVSCRADTPWADSYGVFLKFGLAVIGIRVLFHVVLGGVGGPTVLFTLPEVPLPAWARGIRLGGPVTAEGVVFALYQGLQLATLLCCVGAANALANAKRLLRSLPAALYEVSVAVVVAMTVAPQLVAGARSVRRARALRGESVRGVRAVKVLLVPVLEDAFERSLVLAAAMDSRGYGRNAGLPTGTRVLTGALVLGGLVGLCVGAYGLLDGSAPPVVGTPVLLLGAALAITGLWTGSRRVRRSRYRPDTWGAREALIVGSGLVAALATYLAPAALGGAALVTSTVPLEAPALPPLPVLGLLCALAPVLTAERKTP
- a CDS encoding ABC transporter ATP-binding protein; the encoded protein is MIRFENVAVTYPGAPGPALSGVDLHVPEGELCLLVGRTGAGKSTLLRAVNGLVPHFTGGTLTGRVLVDGRDTRTHPPRELADVVGLVAQDPQAGFVTDSVEDELAYSMESLGLPNPVMRKRVEETLDLLGLADLRHRPLATLSGGQQQRVAVGAALTAHPRALVLDEPTSALDPGAAEDVLAALHRLVHDLGMTVLIAEHRLERVAQYADRVVWLPDGGRPVAGEPGEVLAEAPVAPPVVRLGRLAGWRPVPVSIRDARRLAGPLRDRLGPPPTADPTARHTPDGAATHGARAPELLRAKGVRVRYGAVDALRGVDLTAHAGERIAVMGRNGSGKSSLLWALQGTGKRSGGEVAVDGVDPAALKPGPRRHAVGLVPQQPADLLYLHTVGGECAQADRESAAPPGTCRALLDHLAPGVPDPRHPRDLSEGQRLALALAVALTPRPRVVLLDEPTRGLDYPAKTRLAAALRDLADDGHAILLATHDVEFVAEYATRVVVLADGETVADGPTGEVVTASPTFSPQVAKVLAPLPWLTVADVTTALATR
- a CDS encoding ECF transporter S component, whose product is MTAPARTAPARTAPIRIRPRATAALVVSGAIGLAAFTWPLLVTPDADLAQGTSAPWTFALLLPLVLAVVLAEISDRGMDAKAVAMLGVLSALGAAIRPLGAGTAGIETVFFLLVLGGRVFGPGFGFVLGNTMLFASALLTGGVGPWLPYQMLGAAWVALGAGLLPPLKGKAELALLAAYSAAAALVYGLLLNLSFWPFALGAGSTGLSFQPGGPLADNLVRLVAFSLATSLGWDVGRAVTTTVLVLVTGPVLLRTLRRAARKAAFDPGRGG